From a region of the Impatiens glandulifera chromosome 4, dImpGla2.1, whole genome shotgun sequence genome:
- the LOC124935087 gene encoding xyloglucan endotransglucosylase protein 2-like — translation MDSRTGILSVVLIMFMANNYGTILAAVPRKPIDVPFGRNYVPTWAFDHIKYFNGGSEIQLYLDKNTGTGFQSKGSYLFGHFSMQIKLVPGDSAGTVTAFYLSSQNSEHDEIDFEFLGNRSGQPYILQTNVFTGGKGDREQRVYLWFDPTTTFHSYSVLWNLYVIIFFVDDVPIRIFKNCKNLGVKFPFNQPMKIYSSLWNADDWATRGGLEHTDWSKAPFVAAYRSFHIDGCEASVEAKFCATQGTRWWDQKEFQDLDSLQYGRLQWVRQKYTIYNYCTDRKRYPIQPPECAADHDV, via the exons ATGGATTCAAGAACTGGGATTTTGTCGGTCGTTCTTATTATGTTCATGGCTAATAATTATGGAACAATATTGGCGGCGGTTCCAAGGAAACCCATTGATGTCCCGTTTGGAAGGAATTATGTTCCCACTTGGGCTTTTGATCATATTAAGTACTTCAATGGCGGCTCTGAGATCCAGCTCTATTTGGACAAAAACACtg GAACCGGATTCCAGTCCAAGGGTTCCTATTTGTTCGGGCACTTCAGTATGCAAATCAAACTGGTCCCCGGCGACTCTGCCGGAACGGTCACCGCTTTCTAT TTGTCCTCTCAAAACTCTGAGCACGACGAGATAGATTTTGAGTTCTTAGGAAATAGGTCGGGACAACCATACATTCTACAAACAAACGTCTTCACAGGAGGAAAGGGCGATAGAGAACAAAGAGTTTATCTTTGGTTTGATCCCACCACTACCTTTCACTCTTACTCGGTTCTTTGGAATCTTTACGTTATCAT ATTCTTCGTGGACGACGTGCCCATTAGAATTTTCAAGAATTGCAAGAACCTTGGCGTAAAATTTCCCTTCAACCAACCTATGAAGATCTACTCTAGCCTTTGGAATGCCGACGATTGGGCCACTAGGGGTGGCCTCGAGCATACGGATTGGTCCAAGGCTCCCTTCGTTGCTGCCTATAGAAGCTTCCACATCGACGGTTGTGAGGCATCGGTTGAGGCCAAGTTCTGTGCCACCCAGGGCACGCGTTGGTGGGACCAGAAGGAGTTTCAGGACCTCGATAGTTTACAATATGGTCGTCTTCAATGGGTCCGTCAGAAGTACACCATATACAACTATTGCACTGATCGCAAGAGATACCCAATTCAACCACCGGAATGTGCTGCGGATCATGATGTTTga
- the LOC124935784 gene encoding DExH-box ATP-dependent RNA helicase DExH12-like: MANLGGGAEAHARYKQYEYRANSSLVLTTDSRPRDTHEPTGEPESLYGKIDPKNFGDRAYRGRPQELDEKLTKSRKKKERDSLTSEPVPSRQSKKRRLEESVLLSTDEGVYLPRTKETRAAYEAMLSVIQQQLGGQPLNIVSGAADEILAVLKNDTFKNPEKKKEIEKLLNPIPGNVFDQLVSIGRLITDFHEGGDVAGSTAVNGDDALDDVGVAVEFEENEDEEEESDLDMVQEDEEEEDDMLDGHGSGAMQMGGGIDEDDALEGNEGMALNVQDVDAYWLQRKISLAYGQQIDPQQSQKLAEEILKILAEGDDREVENKLLVHLQFDKFSLIKYLLQNRLKIVWCTRLARAEDQDQRKTIEEEMMASGPEFNVILEQLHATRATAKEKQKNLEKSLRKEVRQLKDDSAIDEDDEDKIGFVDKDADSGWLQGQRQMLDLDDLSFHQGGLLMANKKCELPTGSYRNHKKGYEEVHVPALKPKPLAPGEVLIKIADMPDWAQPAFKGMNQLNRIQSKVYETALFSAENILLCAPTGAGKTNVALLTILQQIALNRNEDGSFNHSNYKIVYVAPMKALVAEIVGNFSNRLQQYDINVRELSGDQSLTRQQIEDTQIIVTTPEKWDIITRKSGDRTYTQLVKLLIIDEIHLLHDNRGPVLESIVARTVRQIETTKEHIRLVGLSATLPNYEDVAVFLRVNLDKGLFHFDNSYRPCPLAQQYIGITVKKPLQRFQLMNDVCYEKVIDIAGKHQVLIFVHSRKETSKTARAIRDAALANDTVSRFLKEDSASREILQSHTELVKNSDLKDLLPYGFAIHHAGMARADRQLVEDLFADKHVQVLVSTATLAWGVNLPARTVIIKGTQIYNPDKGAWTELSPLDVMQMLGRAGRPQYDSYGEGIIITGHSELQYYLSLMNQQLPIESQFISKLADQLNAEIVLGTVQNAKEACNWLYYTYLYIRMMRNPQLYGLPADVLAKDLLMEERRADLIHSAATVLDKNNLVKYDRKSGYFQVTDLGRIASYYYITHGTISAYNEHLKPTMGDIELCRLFSLSEEFKYVTVRQDEKMELAKLLDRVPIPIKESLEEPSAKINVLLQAYISQLKLEGLSLTSDMVYITQSAGRLMRALFEIVLKRGWAQLAEKALNLCKMVGKRMWSVQTPLRQFHGIPNEILMKLEKKDIAWERYYDLSSQELGELIRYPKMGRTLHKFIHQFPKLNLAAHVQPITRTVLRVELTITPDFQWDDKVHGYVEPFWVIVEDNDGEYILHHEYFYLKKQYIDEDHTLNFTVPIYEPLPPQYFIKIVSDRWLGSQSVLPVSFRHLILPEKYPPPTELLDLQPLPVTALRNPSYEGLYHEFKHFNPVQTQVFTVLYNTDDNVLVAAPTGSGKTICAEFAILRNHQKGADSNMRVVYIAPIEALAKERFIDWKKKFGDGLGLKVVELTGETAMDMKLIEKGQVIVSTPDKWDALSRRWKQRKHVQQVSLFIVDELHLIGGQGGPILEVVVSRMRYISSQIENKIRIVALSTSLANAKDLGEWIGATSHGLFNFPPGVRPVPLEIHIQGIDIANFEARMQAMTKPTYTSIVQHAKNGKPALVFVPTRKHVRLTAVDLMTYSSMDNAGNPMFLLQTFDKDINEDDIKEPMLKETLKYGVGYLHDGLSDTDQDIVRTLFETGKIQVCVMSCSMCWGIPLTAHLVVVMGTQYYDGRENAHSDYPVTDLLQMMGHASRPLVDNSGKCVILCHAPRKDYYKKFLYESFPVESHLQHFLHDNMNAEIVVGVVENKQDAVDYLTWTFMYRRLTQNPNYYNLQGVSHRHMSDHLSEIVESTLTDLESSKCISIEEEIDLSPLNLGMIASYYYISYTTIERFSSSLTAKTKLKGLLEILSSASEYSLLPIRPGEDDWLRKLVHHQRFSFENPRLTDPHVKANALLQAHFSRQTVGGNLASDQREVLLSANRLLQAMVDVISSNGWLSLALLAMEVSQMVTQSMWERDSMLLQLPHFTKDVVKKCNENPAKAIETVFDLVEMEDEDRRDLLQMSDWQLMDIARFCNRFPNIDLTYEVIEGENVGPGDDVSLQVVLERDLEGRTEVGAVHAPRYPKTKEEGWWLVVGDTKTNQLLAIKRVSLQRKLKLKLDFTAPSEPGMKNYTLYFMCDSYLGCDQEYSFAVDVKEAGAIEE; the protein is encoded by the exons aTGGCGAATCTAGGTGGAGGCGCTGAGGCCCATGCTCGTTACAAGCAGTATGAATACAGAGCCAATTCAAGTCTTGTTCTCACTACAGATTCTCGGCCAAGGGATACTCATGAGCCCACGGGTGAGCCAGAGTCTCTCTACGGGAAGATTGATCCGAAGAACTTCGGAGACCGTGCTTACAGGGGAAGGCCGCAGGAGCTTGATGAGAAACTAACCAAGTCTCGGAAGAAGAAGGAACGTGATTCTCTCACATCTGAGCCTGTTCCTAGTAGGCAAAGCAAAAAGAGGCGTTTGGAGGAGAGCGTTCTGTTGTCTACTGATGAAGGTGTTTACCTGCCAAGGACGAAGGAAACTAGGGCAGCGTACGAGGCTATGCTTAGTGTTATCCAGCAACAGTTAGGTGGGCAGCCGCTGAATATTGTAAGTGGGGCAGCTGATGAGATTTTGGCTGTGCTTAAGAATGATACATTTAAGAATCCTGAAAAGAAGAAGGAGATTGAGAAGCTTTTGAACCCTATTCCCGGAAATGTGTTTGATCAGCTAGTTTCGATTGGAAGGCTTATTACTGATTTTCATGAAGGCGGGGATGTTGCCGGATCTACTGCAGTTAACGGTGATGATGCTCTTGATGATGTCGGTGTTGCAGTGGAGTTTGAAGAGAATGAGGATGAGGAGGAAGAGAGTGACCTTGATATGGTGCAAGAggatgaagaggaggaggaCGATATGTTAGATGGCCATGGCTCAGGTGCTATGCAAATGGGTGGAGGAATAGACGAAGATGATGCCCTAGAAGGTAATGAAGGGATGGCCCTCAATGTGCAAGATGTTGATGCCTATTGGCTGCAAAGAAAGATCTCCTTGGCCTATGGGCAGCAAATTGATCCACAACAGAGCCAGAAACTAGCAGAAGAGATACTAAAGATTCTTGCTGAAGGTGATGATAGGGAGGTTGAGAATAAGTTGTTAGTGCACCTACAGTTTGATAAGTTTAGCCTTATAAAATATCTGTTGCAGAATCGGCTCAAGATTGTCTGGTGCACAAGGCTCGCTAGAGCCGAGGACCAGGACCAGAGGAAGACAATTGAGGAAGAAATGATGGCTTCGGGGCCTGAATTTAATGTGATTCTGGAGCAGTTACATGCCACTAGAGCAACTGCAAAAGAGAAGCAAAAGAATTTAGAGAAGAGTTTAAGAAAGGAGGTTCGTCAACTGAAGGATGATAGTGCCAtcgatgaagatgatgaagacaAAATAGGGTTTGTGGATAAAGATGCAGACAGTGGCTGGTTGCAGGGCCAACGCCAGATGCTTGATCTTGATGACCTTTCATTTCATCAAGGTGGTCTCTTGATGGCGAATAAGAAATGTGAACTGCCCACTGGATCTTATAGGAACCATAAGAAAGGATACGAAGAAGTTCACGTCCCTGCCTTGAAGCCAAAGCCTCTTGCTCCTGGTGAGGTGCTCATAAAAATTGCTGACATGCCAGATTGGGCACAACCAGCCTTCAAAGGGATGAACCAGTTGAATAGGATTCAGAGCAAGGTTTACGAGACAGCTCTATTTTCGGCAGAGAATATCCTCCTATGTGCACCCACAGGTGCTGGTAAGACTAATGTTGCTTTGTTAACTATTCTCCAACAGATTGCCTTGAATAGGAATGAGGATGGGTCTTTTAATCACTCCAATTACAAGATTGTATATGTTGCTCCCATGAAAGCACTTGTTGCAGAAATTGTTGGCAATTTTTCAAACCGTTTGCAGCAATATGATATTAATGTAAGAGAGTTGAGTGGTGACCAGTCACTTACCCGCCAACAAATTGAAGATACCCAAATTATTGTTACAACTCCAGAAAAATGGGATATCATCACAAGGAAATCAGGTGATCGTACTTATACACAGCTGGTTAAACTTCTCATCATTGATGAAATTCATCTGTTGCATGACAACAGAGGGCCAGTTCTGGAGAGCATTGTGGCTAGAACTGTTAGACAGATTGAAACAACCAAGGAGCATATTCGATTAGTTGGCCTGTCTGCTACACTACCTAATTATGAGGATGTTGCCGTGTTCTTGCGTGTTAATCTTGACAAGGGTCTTTTCCATTTTGATAATAGCTACAGACCTTGCCCTCTTGCCCAACAGTATATTGGAATCACGGTGAAGAAGCCACTTCAAAGATTCCAACTGATGAATGATGTTTGCTATGAGAAGGTTATTGATATTGCAGGAAAACATCAG GTCCTGATTTTTGTTCATTCGAGGAAAGAGACATCAAAGACAGCTCGTGCAATTAGAGATGCTGCGCTTGCCAATGATACAGTAAGCAGATTCTTGAAGGAAGATAGTGCGAGCCGTGAGATCTTGCAAAGTCACACAGAACTTGTCAAGAACAGTGATCTTAAAGATTTATTGCCCTATGGTTTTGCTATTCATCATGCTGGGATGGCTCGGGCTGACAGGCAACTTGTTGAGGATCTCTTTGCAGATAAGCATGTGCAGGTGCTGGTTTCTACTGCCACTCTAGCTTGGGGTGTCAATTTACCTGCACGGACTGTGATCATTAAGGGAACCCAGATCTACAATCCTGATAAAGGAGCATGGACGGAATTGAGCCCTTTAGACGTTATGCAGATGTTGGGACGTGCAGGCAGGCCTCAATACGATTCTTATGGGGAGGGAATAATTATAACTGGTCATAGTGAACTTCAATATTATCTTTCTTTAATGAACCAGCAACTTCCAATAGAGAGCCAATTTATCTCCAAATTGGCAGATCAACTGAATGCTGAAATTGTTCTTGGAACGGTTCAAAATGCTAAGGAGGCATGCAACTGGCTGTATTACACTTATCTTTACATTCGCATGATGCGTAATCCTCAACTTTATGGTCTCCCAGCTGATGTCCTTGCCAAAGACTTGTTAATGGAGGAGAGGAGGGCCGACCTT ATTCATTCTGCTGCCACAGTTCTCGACAAGAACAACCTCGTCAAGTATGACCGAAAGAGTGGATATTTCCAAGTTACCGACTTGGGTCGCATTGCTAGTTACTATTACATAACACACGGAACAATCTCCGCTTACAATGAGCATTTGAAGCCAACAATGGGTGATATTGAGTTATGTCGACTGTTTTCTCTTAGTGAAGAGTTCAAATATGTAACTGTGAGACAAGATGAGAAAATGGAACTTGCAAAGCTTTTAGACCGTGTTCCAATTCCAATCAAGGAAAGTCTAGAAGAGCCCAGTGCCAAAATCAATGTCCTTCTTCAAGCTTACATTTCACAGTTAAAGCTTGAAGGACTGTCATTGACATCTGACATGGTGTACATAACACAG AGTGCTGGGCGACTCATGAGAGCGCTTTTCGAGATTGTCTTGAAAAGAGGATGGGCACAATTGGCTGAGAAGGCCTTGAACTTGTGTAAGATGGTTGGAAAGAGGATGTGGAGCGTACAAACACCACTTCGGCAATTCCATGGCATTCCCAATGAAATCTTAATGAAGTTAGAGAAGAAAGACATTGCCTGGGAAAGATATTACGATCTTTCCTCCCAAGAGTTGGGAGAGCTGATCAGGTATCCTAAAATGGGTCGGACACTTCACAAATTCATTCATCAGTTCCCAAAGTTAAACCTGGCTGCCCATGTTCAACCGATCACTCGAACAGTCCTAAGAGTCGAGCTCACAATCACCCCTGACTTTCAATGGGACGACAAAGTTCACGGGTATGTGGAACCATTCTGGGTCATTGTTGAGGATAATGACGGCGAATATATTCTTCACCACGAATATTTCTACTTGAAGAAACAGTACATTGACGAAGACCATACTCTAAACTTCACAGTACCAATCTATGAACCGCTCCCCCCTCAGTACTTCATAAAGATTGTTTCAGATCGATGGCTTGGATCGCAATCTGTGCTTCCCGTTTCTTTCAGACACCTTATTCTTCCCGAGAAGTATCCTCCCCCAACCGAGTTACTAGATCTCCAACCATTGCCTGTGACTGCGTTGCGAAATCCATCATACGAAGGACTTTATCACGAATTCAAGCATTTCAATCCCGTTCAGACCCAAGTCTTCACTGTCTTGTATAACACGGATGATAATGTTCTCGTTGCAGCACCTACGGGAAGTGGGAAAACAATTTGCGCAGAGTTCGCCATACTGAGAAATCATCAGAAAGGAGCCGATAGTAACATGCGAGTGGTCTATATAGCACCTATTGAAGCTTTAGCTAAGGAAAGATTCATCGATTGGAAGAAGAAATTCGGGGATGGTCTCGGATTAAAGGTGGTCGAGCTAACCGGTGAAACTGCTATGGACATGAAACTTATTGAGAAAGGTCAGGTTATTGTAAGCACTCCCGACAAATGGGATGCTTTATCTCGAAGATGGAAACAGCGTAAGCATGTGCAACAGGTTAGTCTTTTCATTGTGGACGAACTTCATTTGATTGGAGGTCAAGGCGGTCCGATCCTGGAAGTTGTCGTATCGAGAATGAGGTATATTTCAAGTCAGATTGAGAACAAGATTCGAATAGTGGCTTTATCTACATCACTCGCGAATGCTAAGGATCTTGGTGAGTGGATTGGAGCTACTAGTCACGGCCTGTTCAATTTCCCTCCTGGTGTTCGACCAGTTCCTCTCGAAATACATATCCAAGGGATTGACATAGCGAATTTCGAAGCAAGAATGCAGGCAATGACGAAACCAACATATACTTCTATAGTACAGCATGCCAAGAACGGGAAACCGGCTTTAGTATTTGTTCCTACTAGGAAACATGTCCGACTAACCGCAGTTGACCTAATGACGTACTCTAGCATGGACAATGCTGGGAATCCAATGTTCTTGCTGCAGACTTTCGATAAAGATATAAATGAAGATGATATAAAGGAGCCAATGTTGAAGGAGACTTTGAAGTACGGTGTTGGATATTTACACGACGGTCTGTCGGATACCGACCAAGATATCGTCAGAACTCTTTTCGAAACGGGTAAGATTCAGGTTTGCGTGATGAGCTGTTCGATGTGCTGGGGAATACCGTTAACTGCTCATTTAGTTGTCGTAATGGGAACTCAGTATTACGATGGTCGTGAAAACGCTCACAGCGATTATCCAGTTACAGATTTGTTACAGATGATGGGTCATGCTAGCCGGCCTCTAGTCGATAACTCTGGAAAATGCGTCATTCTTTGTCACGCGCCTCGTAAAGATTATTACAAGAAATTCCTGTACGAATCGTTTCCAGTGGAAAGCCATTTACAGCATTTTCTACACGATAATATGAATGCCGAAATCGTGGTTGGAGTCGTCGAGAATAAGCAAGATGCGGTTGATTATCTGACTTGGACCTTTATGTACAGGAGATTGACTCAAAATCCGAATTATTATAATCTACAGGGTGTCAGCCACAGGCATATGTCGGATCATCTCTCTGAGATTGTGGAGAGCACTCTAACCGATCTTGAATCGAGCAAATGCATTTCGATTGAAGAAGAGATCGATCTATCTCCTCTCAATTTGGGAATGATTGCATCCTACTATTACATAAGCTACACCACAATTGAACGGTTCAGTTCCTCCCTAACTGCCAAGACGAAGCTGAAGGGTCTTTTGGAGATTTTATCCTCCGCTTCTGAGTACAGTCTGCTTCCTATTCGACCTGGGGAAGACGATTGGTTGAGGAAACTAGTTCATCATCAGAGATTCTCGTTCGAGAATCCGAGACTAACCGATCCCCATGTGAAAGCTAATGCATTACTTCAAGCTCATTTCTCAAGACAGACAGTCGGTGGGAATCTCGCCTCCGATCAACGCGAGGTTCTGTTATCCGCTAACAGACTACTTCAAGCTATGGTGGATGTTATATCGAGCAACGGTTGGCTCAGCCTGGCTCTTCTAGCTATGGAGGTTAGCCAGATGGTTACCCAATCCATGTGGGAACGTGACTCGATGCTCCTGCAACTCCCCCACTTCACTAAAGACGTGGTTAAGAAATGTAACGAGAATCCTGCTAAGGCAATCGAGACGGTTTTCGATTTAGTCGAGATGGAGGATGAGGATCGTCGCGATCTCCTGCAGATGTCGGACTGGCAGTTGATGGACATTGCGAGATTCTGCAACAGGTTTCCGAATATTGATTTGACTTATGAAGTTATTGAAGGGGAGAATGTTGGTCCCGGGGATGATGTGAGTTTGCAGGTGGTTCTCGAGAGGGATTTGGAGGGTCGGACTGAGGTTGGGGCGGTTCATGCTCCTAGGTACCctaaaactaaagaagaagggTGGTGGTTGGTTGTTGGGGATACCAAGACTAATCAACTTTTGGCTATTAAACGAGTTTCGCTCCAGAGGAAGTTAAAGTTGAAGCTTGATTTTACTGCCCCTAGTGAACCTGGGATGAAGAACTATACGTTGTATTTCATGTGCGATTCTTATTTGGGTTGCGATCAGGAGTATAGCTTTGCGGTTGATGTTAAGGAAGCGGGTGCAATCGAGGAATGA
- the LOC124935786 gene encoding peptidyl-prolyl cis-trans isomerase FKBP19, chloroplastic — MASMTVVATLSSLVSLTSESKVRHYQLITPQCLLESRIPSIERSSIFDRRQLLVSSVGLLATFLSSSSIDRVASAAEFTDMPALRGKDYGKSKMKYPDYTETESGLQYKDLRTGAGPAPKIGETVVVDWDGYTIGYYGRIFEARNKTKGGSFEGNDKDFYKFKVGSQQVIPAFEEAISGMTIGGVRRIIVPPELGYPDNDFNKLGPRPTTFSGQRALDFVLRNQGLIDKTLLFDIELLKIIHN; from the exons ATGGCATCAATGACAGTCGTTGCAACTCTCTCTTCTCTAGTCAGTTTAACTTCTGAATCAAAG GTTCGACACTATCAATTGATTACGCCTCAATGCCTTCTTGAATCTCGCATTCCATCTATTG AACGAAGTTCAATCTTTGATCGTAGACAACTTTTAGTATCATCTGTTGGCCTGTTAGCAACTTTCCTATCGAGTTCTTCAATAGACAGAGTTGCATCAGCGGCTGAGTTTACTGATA TGCCAGCATTGAGGGGAAAGGATTATGGGAAATCTAAAATGAAATATCCAGATTACACAGAAACAGAATCTGGTCTTCAGTATAAG GACTTGCGGACTGGAGCTGGCCCTGCACCAAAGATAGGAGAAACCGTGGTG GTTGATTGGGATGGTTACACTATTGGATACTATGGACGAATATTTGAAGCTCGAAACAAGACTAAAGGCGGTTCTTTTGAG GGCAATGACAAGGATTTCTACAAATTCAAAGTTGGATCTCAACAG GTAATACCAGCTTTCGAGGAAGCTATTTCGGGCATGACAATAGGTGGTGTTAGAAG GATCATTGTCCCTCCAGAACTAGGGTATCCAGATAATGACTTCAATAAGTTGGGGCCAAGACCAACTACATTTTCG GGTCAACGGGCTTTGGATTTCGTGCTGCGTAATCAAGGTTTGATAGATAAAACACTTTTATTCGATATCGAGCTCCTAAAGATTATACACAACTAA